The window GACCCCACCGAACATGAACGCGTACCTGCAACGCGTCGGACGAGCGGGGCGACGGTCGAAATCAGCTCTGGTCCACAGCGTGAGTCAGCGCAATCCGATCGATTACTACTATTACGAGCAACCAGTCGATTTGATCGATACGTCGCCGAAGGACGTCCCCCTCAACGAACACAACGAAGAGGTTCTACGGGTGTCCCTGAGTTGGGCCGTCCTGGATTACATCGCTGCGAACTTCGCCGTAGATTGGGACGTCCAACACGAGGGGCGGAACGCCCGTATCGAAGGGGGCGACAACTTCGTTAGAGATCCCGACGAGGGCGAGCAGTACAGCAAGTTCACTCATCTGATGGTCCTCGAAAACGGGACGCTCCAGTTGGAAACACAGCGCCCAAAACTCCAGATTCTGGGGACGTTACTCCACGACCACGAGGAGGACATCAGGGAGTACCTCGAAAGCCTGCTCGATTACGATTACTGCGTGTCCTGTGGCGCAAAGTATGACCAAACCACCAGTCCGGACAGTTGCTCAGAGCCCGATTGTGGCGGGAGGATCGAGTCGGCGTCGGACGAGTACGGCCATCTCGTCGAAGATGCGATCTCGTCCTTCACCGAGCGGTTCATCGAACATTATCGGGAGTATACCGACGAATTGTACGAGACCGTCGATGAGCTATCTGAGCGGGAGCGCGAACTGAATCAGGAGTTACGGGGAGCCGCTGACGACGAAGAGATAACGCGAATCCGGTCAGAGCTTGACGACGTTCGAGACCGCCAACAGGTAATTCAGGATCATCTCGCGGACGTTCGTTCAGAGGGTTACGTGGATTTCCTCCGCGGATCGAGACAGAGCAAGTACGCGTTCAATATGCGGAACATCTCCACGTCTGTCGGCCTGACTCTCATCGAGGAAAACTACGAACGTCGGCGACTCGGGGACGGAGACGGAGGCCGGGAGATGCGGATGGCGATGAACGAGTTACACCCGGCAGCCGCGTACCTCCATAACGGGGAAACGTACGTGGTGTCCAGAGTGAACTACGACGACTACGCGTCGGAAACGCTCGAAGACGAGATTGCGGAGAATGAAACCGTGGACTACGGGGAAGAGTACGTTTGCCCCGCTTGCCACGCCACCTACCAAGAGCGCCAGCAGGGGTGTGAGGAATGCGATGCCGAAGCACCCTTGAAGCGGCGACGGTTGGCAGTTATGGACTCAGTCGAGGCCTTCCGGGAAGACTTAGCCGTCTCCACGGACGACGGCCTCGAAGCGCGAGAAACACACTCCGAGAGCGACGCAGGAATACAGAGCACGTTCTCGGATCGAGACACGAGCATTCTTTCATTTGATTCGGAACGGGAGTTCAGTCTCGAAGACGCTGAGGGGGACGAAATAGGCACCCTCCGGTACGGCGAATTAGAGGTACTGGTTCACGCGACGGGATATCGGGCACGCTACACGAATGGCGCCATTGACGCTCAAGAGTCCCTCTTCGAACGTTGTGGTGTTGAAGGGTGTCCGGGGGTAGTTGTCCGAGACGAGGAGTCCGTGAGGTGTACTGTCGATTCCGGACACGACCCCGATGGATTCGATTCTCCCTCTGAGTTCGTCCGGTTGGGACACAAGTACACCACCGAGGGCATAGAGGTGAACCTGGAATCGGACGTAGCGGAACACACGTTCGCTCACGGGCTTCGTGTGAGTCTCCAGTACCTCGGCGGCGTGGACATCCGGGAGGTCAGTGAAAGCGTTGAAGACGATGTCGTTTACGTGTTCGACTCCCAGGAAGGCGGGGCTGAAATCTCTCGCATCCTCGTGGAAGAAGACGAAGGCTCCTTCCCCCAGTTCCAAGAGGCCATGGAACTGATCGAGGATCACTTCGAGTGCGACTGTGATAGCGGGTGCCCGTTGTGCGTCTACCAATACGGCTGTGATCGTCGGAACGACCCCCAAACACTGGACAGGAGAAGTATAAGCGACGTATCTGGATCTATACAATTGAGTCAGGAAGACTGAACGAACCCTCGCCATACTGAACGGCTATAGAGCGAGTCGTCACCTGTGACGGGTTGCGTGGATGGGTGACTCTCAGGAAACGGCGGGGTGAATCTGGCTGGTTCTCAGGAAACGGTGGTGTGTTCAGTTCACTTCAATTCTCCGGGGAGAGTAGATTTACTCCGGTCACTCAGGAAACGATGGGGGTGAAGAGGCTCCGCTGTACTCTCAGGAAACAGTGGGGGTGGGTACTGATCACGGTACGGTCAACGCCATGTGCCCTCAGCACGAACCGGGCCAAAGTCCCGGCGTATTTCTGTCACAACGCCCCAATTTCGATGGGTCATCATGCCGCGCAACAAGCTTACCGTTGAATTTGTGGCCCTTTCGGCGGCGACCAGTTGCGTCTTCGCTGTCGGGACCATTGTATCGCCCTCCATCCAGCCGTTCCGGAACGTCGTCGGATATTTCGTAGCCAAGTCAGCCGTGAGTGCAAAAGTGATTGCAGGGGTCGCAATCGGAGCGCTCAGCCTCTATCTCGCCAGTCGGCGGGTCGTGAATCGGAAGCCGACAGGTCGAGACGGCGAACCCTCGCTGCCGCGACCCCCGGGGGACCGCGAATCGCGTCCCTCGGTACCTCGGACGACGTCCGTTGAGCCGGTCGGATCAACAAGCCACGTGGCCCGGGGAGTATCAGGCTCAAGCGACGAATCACGGGACACCGCCAGTGGGGATGACAACACTGGTAGTGACGCGACGTCCGAATCGGAGTCTAGCCCCGAGATCGTGGATCCCCGTTACGACGATTCGGATGAGGAAGAACAATCTGAAGAGACAACTACGCACGATGGGAGCGATCAGGAGGAAGAAACTGGTGACTCGACCACCGGCCTGATCGAGACATATATCGATACCAACGACTATCAGTTCGACTGGGTCACAGGAACGGGCGTGGAGATGGCTGACGTCGGGGGGCTGGACGAGGTGAATGAAGAACTGCGACAGGACATCGTCCGGCCGATGCGAGAGGAACCGAAGAAGGCCGAGAGATTCGACATCCCGCTGCCGAACGTGCTCCTTCACGGCCCTCCAGGAACCGGGAAGACCTACTTGGCGAAGGCACTCGCCACAGAACTCGGGTTCCCATTCGTGAGTCTGAGCGGTAGCGACGTGACAAGCAAGTGGGTTAACGAGAGCGCTGACCAAGTCGGGCAACTATTCGACGAAGCTGAAGATTTGGCTGAAGAGACCGGAGGTGCGGTGATATTCCTTGACGAACTCGATTCGGTCCTCCCAGAAAGAGAGTTGGACAGCCATGGGGAAGACCGCAAGGTCGTCAACGAGTTCCTGAGCCACCTTCAAGAGTCCGCGCGGAAGCGAGTCCTGTTTATTGGCGCGACCAATAGGCGCGATGATCTCGACAAGGCAGCGACGAGGAATGGTCGCATCGACAAAGAGGCATACATCGGTGAGCCTGACTACGACGCAAGGGTCGAGATATTCAGGGTACAGTTAGCCAGACGGCCGAACTCGCTCAGCGAAAGCGAATTGGAAGACTTAGCCGCCGCAACTGAAGGTGTAGTGGCTGCGGATATCGAGTCAATGGTAAACCAGGCGGCACGAAACGCAGCTTATGGCCGTAACGGTGACCAAATCGAGTTCCAGGATCTGAAACACCAACTCAATTGATGACGACGAAATCGCCATCAAGGGATACGACGGAAAGTATCCCGGGGACGTCACCGACTCGGGCCGCCGAAGAAACGCTCGATCTCGGCTTAGTCAACGCGGCCGTCGCTTCCCTTGCACTCACCTACGGCCTCGTCGCCTGGGTCGAATTACACAGTTGCCTCGCTGTCGTCGGCATTATCGGTGCCGACGCGGTATTCGTCTTCCTCGTCGTCCCTCACCTGATCGCGTACTGGCTCGGTTACGACGTTGATGTACTGCTTTCCGGGCAATCTTCGGCCTCGAAGTGACTCACTGGACTAGAACTATACATTCCAAAAGTGAAGCCCTCTGTTATGAAAATACTGTCATGGAATGTGCAGGGTGCCTTTCCACCAACAGGATCACCCGACCGGATTACGGATCAGCTTCGGTTCATTGTTGAGAACGCCAACAGTCCTGACCTCCTGTTGCTCAACGAGGTAACGACAGCCCGTCGAGAACTATGGCATGAGAAGTTGGAGGACGCGGGATACAGTGAGGTTGTTGATACCTTGGACTGGGATCGCACATTAGCCGATATCGACGTTCCTCCATTTCAGGACTTCACAGGAGTGAACGGGAATTTGATAGCGATACACGATAATAGCGAACTGGAAAACCTCTGCCGACAAACTCCGAGTATTCGAGACCCGCCGTTCGATGAGGCTACCCTGAAACACTGGGATACGAACCATCCCCAGAGAATTCTCAATGCCGAGGTTGACCTCGGGGACACGACGATTGACCTCTGGAATGTCCGAACTGTGCCCGGGAACATGTATGGCGAGGAGAAAATAAAGATTCTAGAGAACGTATATAATCGTATTCTCAAGAAGGAGGCCGGGCCTCGAATCCTCGCTGGAGACTTTAACGCTCCGAAGGCCGAAACTGAGGAAGGCAAGGTGATTCCGTGGCGCAACGAGAAACAAGACGAGTTGTCGAAACGATGGCAGAACGCAGAGCGAAATATTCTGACAGGGCTGGATGAAGTCGGGATGGTGGATGTCTTCCGAATGATCCATGGCTACGGTGATTTGGACACGTTAGACGTTAGCCACCCAACTGGGGACAGCGATACGTTGACAGGGAAACGATTCGATCATCTGCTTGCATCCCGGAGCTTGAACGCTGAGGACTGTTTCTACGACGCGGATGGGCTCACCTGTAGCGACCATGCCCCCATTATTGCCAAATTCTATCCTGACTTCTCTGGTTGAGCCCATCGCTAAACAGAGGAATGTACATACGTCGGGAGATATCTGAATTCAAGAACCCTTTATTTGAGATATATCCAATTGAGATAGAGAAAAGTAGAATAATGGCTGCAAAAACCCCTTTACGGTGGGGAGTTAAGAGAAACCAAGAGATGACTGGGGATTCGGCAACGACAAGCTGGAAATCCGCTACAACCTCATCGAGCACTTCAATCAAAACGACTGGACAACCAGAGCCGTCGAGTGTATACGGAGAATCCGTACAAGCACAGGTTCTGACAGCTACAGAAGCAATGGAAGTCTGCAATCTATCCCCGAGTAAGCGACTTGTAGGAAGACCCATCGAAGGAGAACTCGGGGACGACAATCTAACGACCAAACAAATTCGTCGCTATGCCAATGCAGTAGTGAAGTTGGACAATTGGCCATTGGCAGACGTCGATCTCGAGAAAGTCACGTTCGAGACTCGCATACGGGCGAAGCGACGACATGGCGTGTTCGAAGGCCAAGGGGATGGATACAGTACAATCGGAATTAGCCAGCATACGATTGAGAATGGCGATTGGGAGAATGTCAAGGAAACCATCCGCCATGAGCTGGTTCATGCGTGGCAACACCAACATAAGGGGGAACGTGCTGAACTCCCGAATGGCGATGTCGTCAAAGATATCGGGGTAGGCCATACTGGTAGTTGGTACAAGTGGGAAGACCTGATGGATGTTCAGCGGCGCAATAACCATTACGATAGAGAACCTGACGACTATCGGTACATTCTAGGCTGTTCCGAGTGCGGAGATTGGATCGGTAGATTTCGATTATCCAATCTGGTGCGTGAAGTTGCACAAGGAGAGAGACGCTGCGATTCGTGCGGCGCGCTTCTATATCTCTTTGACCCCGACACCGGATTTCGAGTCCCCCATGGCGAATATAGTGACTACGCAATCCGTGACTGGCTTGACGCCACTGAGTAAGCGACAACCTCAACGATAGACCTTGTCCAGTTAGCCACGTCGTACGTCAAAAGACGAATCCTATCAACTCTCAGATTCTGTTACGGTTAGGTGGATTTCCGTAACAGACCTCGAGTAGCCGATATAGCATCGTTGTTACACGCTCAATTGTATCCGTGCGTCTCCCAAGCCGTCTGGGGATCGACTTCGCCTGACTCAATCGCTTCGATAATACGATTAATTGCCTTGTGAGAATATCGATCGGACATTCCGCTATACGGCGTATTCAACTCTCTATGATACTCCTCGTTTCCGTGAACGTCCAGCTTCCGTACGATGGCCCAGATCTTCGACCGTGTAATCTCCTTTGGACCCTCGTATTTCTCTTCAATCTTGTCTGCTAGGTCGTAGATTCCCATGCTATAGCGGTCGAAGGGGTTGACTTCTCGATACCCGATGACGTAATCATCGACTTCCTCATCGTCCGAGACGTAGTGAACGGGTTGGCCTTCCGATTGAGTGAATTTGAGTTTGATTGTGGGGCCTTGTCCCTCAACGTCGAATCTAAGATTGGACACGCCAGGGAAAATGCTATCAAAATCGTCGTCGGAGTCAATCCTATCTAAGATGGTATCCAGTTCGTCATCTGTGGGCGGATCGTCATCTCCTTCTTGAGTTCTGTTGCTTATCTCGATTGCCCTGGCCCTAGCTCTAGCGGCGTCTCGAGCTCCTTGGTCGAGTAATTCTTGGATTTTCTCTGTTTCCTCCTCGTAGATAATATCGAGGTGTTTCAATGGGGCGCCTGAAATCGGCAATACGCGGCTTGGAAGGTGGTCGTTGAGCGATTCGTTAAATTCCTCCTTCAGAAGAGAATCGATGATCGAAAGACCAGAACGAGTGTATGCGTAAAGTAGTTGTTCACCAATTACACTATTCCCGTGCATCGCTTCATTGCGATGACCGGCGATTTCTTCCAAAGTGATTTTCTCATCCTCAGATAACAGGTTCAGACCCGGGTCGTCCTGTGTACCTCCGCAGAGAACGTTAATACACTTCCCTAGCTCAATCGTATGCCCGTTGCCTTTTCGGACATCGTAATCATGTCTGAGGAGGATTGATTTCAGAAGCATTTCAATAGAATGATTTAAATGGAGAAGAACGGAAGAGAGTCTTCCAGTTTCATGTGGCCGATTAAAAAATTCGACCACCAATACCAGAGAATCCTCTGACTTTTCCTTATACATTTGAGACTCTGTCATGTCCTTTTGTGTTGTCCGCCCAATAGTAAAGGTTGGTCGTCAGCTATTGACTTACCTTGAAGGGGGTATATTGCTGCTAGTAGATCTTCATCACTAATGCTCGCAGAGGAACTGCGTATCGCGCGCGGTTGATGAACTCCCAACTATTATGTCCGTTCGCTGCTATCTAAATCTTAGCGAACCGCACGACGTCGGCGACCCCCATCACGGAACGTGATGAAATCAAATCGGCAAAACGGGGGGTGGTTTAAAAACGTCGTACTGCCGTCTGCCAAATGTTGCCCGTCACGCAGAATGATGGGCGCTGCAGGATTTGAACCCGCGGCGTCTTGGTCCGAAGCCAAGTGCTCTGTCCAAGCTGAGCTAAGCGCCCGCACGTGTAGTTGTCGGCGCTGCGTGTTTGACGGTTTCGATTTTCAGTAGGTCTGGGCGAGGGCGGTGAGGGCGTCATGGTGGTTGGTGGAGTGCGGGGCGGTAAGAGGGCTGACTGAGACGTGACCGTCGAGGACGGCGCGGCGGTCGGTGCCTTCGGGGTCGTCGACAGTGCCGTTTTCGACGCGATCCCACATGCGGTCGTGGATAGTGACGTGGGTGGCGTCTTGGCGGCGGGCGGTCATGTCGTAGGCGTCACTGGGACGGGTGATGCGCATTTCGCCGGTTTCCTGGCCGACGATTGGTGTGTTGACGTTGAGGTAGTCGGCGTGATCGAAGACGCCGGCGCCGAGCGCGTGCTGTGCGAGGTATTTGACGGCGTGGGCGGCGGTCTGGTAGTCGTCGATGGTGAGGTCGCGGGAGCCAACGTCGCCGGGTTCGAGGAGGCGGGAGACGGCGATTGCGGGGACGTCGAAGAAGGCGGCTTCGACGGCGGCGGAGACGGTGCCGGAGCGGCCGAGGACGTACATGCCGAGGTTCGCGCCGGCGTTACAGCCGGCGACGACGAGGTCGGGGGTGGGGCCGAGGGCTTCCATGCCGGCGACGACGCAGTCGGCGGGTGTTCCTTGGACAGCGTAGCCTGCGTCGCGTTCTTCGACCTGGACGTCGGTCGACATCGCGCGGCCGGTGGCGCTCTGGTCACTGGCGGGCGCGACGACGGTGACGTCCCCGACCTCGGCGAGGGCGTCGCGGACGGCGTGCAGTCCGGGGTTGTCGATGCCGTCGTCGTTCGTGAGGAGGATGTCGAGCGACTCGCTCATAGTGCTATGATTCATCGGGGGCGGGGATAAGTTCCGGCGTTAGCGCGCGCGGTCGACGACGGTGTCCTCGTCGATGACGACGTTGTACGCGGCTTCGTCGTCGTTCCAGAGGACGAGTCCTTCCTCGATGGAGAGAACGCTCCCGTAGGGTGCGCGGGCGAGCGCGGCGTTCAACGCGTCCTCGTTTACGTGGACGGCGTAGGCGTCCTGGTTTTCGCTGCCGTCGCTGATTTTGTAGACGGGATTCGCGTCTTCGTCGGCGAGGTTCGCGCTGAGTTTCGCGACGAGGAGGTTCACGCGGTTCGTGACGTGCGCGTCGGCGTCCGCGAGTTTCGCGATCCGGGATTCGTCGAGGGACACGTCGTACCGGCGTTCGCCGTCCGTCCGCAACAGCGAGTACGAGAACTTTACCGTCTCGTTCAGGAACTCGCTCGGCCGCGGCGCGTTCTCGGCGAGTCGGCGCTGGAACCCCGGTGGTTCGATGTCGGGCCGGTGGTCGAAACTCCAACCGGTATCGGTGGGGCGTTCGCCGGGCCAGAACCGGACGGTAGGGCCGTAGACGGTCGCGCCCCGGGATTCGAGTTCGCGTTCGGTCTCGCGGAGGCCGATGCTGGTGTTGCGGTCGGCGGGTGCGAGCGCGAGGACGGTTCCGTCGGGTGCGAGGGCGTCGAGGAGTTTTTCGCCGGCGGCGACGGGGTCGTCGAGCTCGGAGAGCACGCTGCACGCCATGACGAGGTCGTACTCGCCGTCGGGTCTGAACTCCTCGATGCGCTCTCGGGTGAGTTCCGTGTGGAAGTTCGAGCCGGTCTCGTCGGTGAGGGAGTGGAGCACGTCGGCGGCGTCGCTCGGTTCGACGGCGTGGTAGTCCACGAGCGCGTCGTCGGGGAGGTAGTCGTGGAGGCCGAGCGCGGGGCCGCCGACGCCCGCGCCCACGTCGAGCACGCGCAGGTCGCCCGGAATCCGGCCGTCCCGGGCGAGGTAGTCGAGCGCGTACTGGACGGCCGCGTAGTAGTCCGGGAGGTGGTAGACGCCGTAGCCGAGCGCGGCCTCGTAGTCGTACTCGACGGGATGCTGGCGGTAGTAGTCCTCTTTCAGGCGTCGAATCGTCTCCCGCAGGCGCTTCCCGGAGTCGCCCTTCTGCCAGTTCCGTCCGTACTCGTCGAACAGGAGGTCTTCGAACGCGAACGCGTACTCGTCGGGGAACGCGGTCACCGAGTCGAAGCGCGGGCGGACGGGCGAGCCGTCGGCGGGAACGAACGTGCCGTCGTCGCGCTCTACGAGGCCGAGGTCGGCGGCTTCGTCCCGGAGCGCGAGCGCGACGACGCGGTGGTCGGCCTCCACGTAGTCCGCGAGCTCCTCGGGGTCGAGCGGCCGAACGCCCCGGAGGTACTTCGCGGTGTCCCGCAACCGCTCCCTATCGACCGGCATCCTCGTACACCTCCGTGAACTCCTCGTTCACCAGTCGCTCTGCGGCGTCCCGGATGTCCTCCGCGCCGTCGAACGCGTCCTGAATGTCGCCGTAGACGCGCGGCGTCCCGCTCGTCACGCGATCCGCGAGCGAACGCAGTTCCTCGTACACCGGCGTCTCCAGCCCCTCGGGCACGTCCGCCGCGGCGAGCGCGAACGCGAGAATCGCGGCGTGCGTCCGGCCCTGTACGGTTCGCATCGCGTCGTCGTGCTCCTCGGGTTCGACGTCGACGAGCGTGTTCCCGGCGTCCTCGAGCTCGCGGAGCACGCCGTCCGTCGCGGGGCCGCCAGCGCCCGTCGACACCGCGACGTTTCCGGGCGCGCTATCCCCGGCAAAGAGCGGGTGGAGGCTCACGCGCTCCCGGGCGGGGGCGGCGCGCGCCATCGCCGCGAGCGCGTCCGTCATCTGTCCTGTCACGTCCACGACGGCCTGCTGCGCGCGCCCCGCCTGCGCCTCGATAACCTCGGCGGCGGCGTCCATCGGCACCGCGACGCAGACGAGGCCGTACCGGGTTTCGCCGTCGACGCTGGCGACGCTCCCGCGCTCCCCCAGGGCGTCCGCGGCGTCCCGGGCGGCGGACTCGTCCACGTCAGCGAACGCGACGGCGTTCGAGACGGTTCGCGCGAACCACCGACCCATCTCGCCCGCGCCGACCACGAGTACGTCCATCACCAGAGCGTACCGGACGCCCCGGCAAAAGGCGTTCGTTCGTAACAAGAGTCTTAGGGACCGCGAGGCTACTGACGGGTATGACGAACCGGCCGACCGTCCTCGTCGTGGAGGACGAACACGACCTCGCGGCT is drawn from Salarchaeum sp. JOR-1 and contains these coding sequences:
- a CDS encoding small ribosomal subunit Rsm22 family protein; protein product: MPVDRERLRDTAKYLRGVRPLDPEELADYVEADHRVVALALRDEAADLGLVERDDGTFVPADGSPVRPRFDSVTAFPDEYAFAFEDLLFDEYGRNWQKGDSGKRLRETIRRLKEDYYRQHPVEYDYEAALGYGVYHLPDYYAAVQYALDYLARDGRIPGDLRVLDVGAGVGGPALGLHDYLPDDALVDYHAVEPSDAADVLHSLTDETGSNFHTELTRERIEEFRPDGEYDLVMACSVLSELDDPVAAGEKLLDALAPDGTVLALAPADRNTSIGLRETERELESRGATVYGPTVRFWPGERPTDTGWSFDHRPDIEPPGFQRRLAENAPRPSEFLNETVKFSYSLLRTDGERRYDVSLDESRIAKLADADAHVTNRVNLLVAKLSANLADEDANPVYKISDGSENQDAYAVHVNEDALNAALARAPYGSVLSIEEGLVLWNDDEAAYNVVIDEDTVVDRAR
- a CDS encoding prephenate dehydrogenase/arogenate dehydrogenase family protein, which encodes MDVLVVGAGEMGRWFARTVSNAVAFADVDESAARDAADALGERGSVASVDGETRYGLVCVAVPMDAAAEVIEAQAGRAQQAVVDVTGQMTDALAAMARAAPARERVSLHPLFAGDSAPGNVAVSTGAGGPATDGVLRELEDAGNTLVDVEPEEHDDAMRTVQGRTHAAILAFALAAADVPEGLETPVYEELRSLADRVTSGTPRVYGDIQDAFDGAEDIRDAAERLVNEEFTEVYEDAGR
- a CDS encoding DUF3644 domain-containing protein; translation: MTESQMYKEKSEDSLVLVVEFFNRPHETGRLSSVLLHLNHSIEMLLKSILLRHDYDVRKGNGHTIELGKCINVLCGGTQDDPGLNLLSEDEKITLEEIAGHRNEAMHGNSVIGEQLLYAYTRSGLSIIDSLLKEEFNESLNDHLPSRVLPISGAPLKHLDIIYEEETEKIQELLDQGARDAARARARAIEISNRTQEGDDDPPTDDELDTILDRIDSDDDFDSIFPGVSNLRFDVEGQGPTIKLKFTQSEGQPVHYVSDDEEVDDYVIGYREVNPFDRYSMGIYDLADKIEEKYEGPKEITRSKIWAIVRKLDVHGNEEYHRELNTPYSGMSDRYSHKAINRIIEAIESGEVDPQTAWETHGYN
- a CDS encoding 26S protease regulatory subunit encodes the protein MDPRYDDSDEEEQSEETTTHDGSDQEEETGDSTTGLIETYIDTNDYQFDWVTGTGVEMADVGGLDEVNEELRQDIVRPMREEPKKAERFDIPLPNVLLHGPPGTGKTYLAKALATELGFPFVSLSGSDVTSKWVNESADQVGQLFDEAEDLAEETGGAVIFLDELDSVLPERELDSHGEDRKVVNEFLSHLQESARKRVLFIGATNRRDDLDKAATRNGRIDKEAYIGEPDYDARVEIFRVQLARRPNSLSESELEDLAAATEGVVAADIESMVNQAARNAAYGRNGDQIEFQDLKHQLN
- the surE gene encoding 5'/3'-nucleotidase SurE, whose protein sequence is MSESLDILLTNDDGIDNPGLHAVRDALAEVGDVTVVAPASDQSATGRAMSTDVQVEERDAGYAVQGTPADCVVAGMEALGPTPDLVVAGCNAGANLGMYVLGRSGTVSAAVEAAFFDVPAIAVSRLLEPGDVGSRDLTIDDYQTAAHAVKYLAQHALGAGVFDHADYLNVNTPIVGQETGEMRITRPSDAYDMTARRQDATHVTIHDRMWDRVENGTVDDPEGTDRRAVLDGHVSVSPLTAPHSTNHHDALTALAQTY
- a CDS encoding endonuclease/exonuclease/phosphatase family protein, yielding MKILSWNVQGAFPPTGSPDRITDQLRFIVENANSPDLLLLNEVTTARRELWHEKLEDAGYSEVVDTLDWDRTLADIDVPPFQDFTGVNGNLIAIHDNSELENLCRQTPSIRDPPFDEATLKHWDTNHPQRILNAEVDLGDTTIDLWNVRTVPGNMYGEEKIKILENVYNRILKKEAGPRILAGDFNAPKAETEEGKVIPWRNEKQDELSKRWQNAERNILTGLDEVGMVDVFRMIHGYGDLDTLDVSHPTGDSDTLTGKRFDHLLASRSLNAEDCFYDADGLTCSDHAPIIAKFYPDFSG
- a CDS encoding SprT-like domain-containing protein, whose translation is MTGDSATTSWKSATTSSSTSIKTTGQPEPSSVYGESVQAQVLTATEAMEVCNLSPSKRLVGRPIEGELGDDNLTTKQIRRYANAVVKLDNWPLADVDLEKVTFETRIRAKRRHGVFEGQGDGYSTIGISQHTIENGDWENVKETIRHELVHAWQHQHKGERAELPNGDVVKDIGVGHTGSWYKWEDLMDVQRRNNHYDREPDDYRYILGCSECGDWIGRFRLSNLVREVAQGERRCDSCGALLYLFDPDTGFRVPHGEYSDYAIRDWLDATE